One Psychrobacillus glaciei genomic region harbors:
- a CDS encoding DUF3243 domain-containing protein encodes MEEDLNKVNPEKKEEILSNFSTFKLYLGKKVARGKKLGLSEEQLAKTAEMVANYLAKNEEPRNREENLLLALWKSGNKEQQHALAHMLINMVSE; translated from the coding sequence ATAGAAGAAGACTTAAATAAGGTTAACCCCGAAAAGAAAGAGGAAATCTTATCAAACTTTTCTACCTTTAAATTATATTTAGGAAAAAAGGTAGCTAGAGGAAAAAAGCTTGGACTTAGTGAAGAGCAATTAGCCAAAACTGCTGAAATGGTAGCTAATTATTTGGCAAAAAATGAAGAACCCCGAAACAGAGAAGAAAACCTATTACTAGCATTATGGAAATCAGGAAACAAAGAGCAACAACATGCACTAGCACATATGTTAATAAATATGGTTAGTGAATAA